Proteins from a genomic interval of Oncorhynchus nerka isolate Pitt River linkage group LG13, Oner_Uvic_2.0, whole genome shotgun sequence:
- the LOC135574824 gene encoding uncharacterized protein LOC135574824 has protein sequence MCLEIVRFVSEAILEVIIPAIFRFVRIYSHVSPVSGKSLTESERSSSTNLKVSDSVAKYSGDGESISSEPLSDFFGITEDSLLTGVQDSFKESLNNVLCIQREGQVDTQSLSRVIVGEVSKKVNSIISVAIQTPVSGRMSPVIFASGGVSNTKVVEEMVSGVSNLLQMYINGKSVEQSVVLREDGVEVDMTHLTGQVMTALSGTVLNFSNKEENDPDKRELLCVVADHMKMLEACKSPEEMLKQGESNLNIKGAKSSLRLSTQSMDRLLTEEFQTKATESIREIVKRFRGCTSCCSGTTSSSQTPRIGEIRDLMIEPEASELVSTFVSDMDNLTQFIRASCSPAQSEQILLENHQSKIWSYTVGCYYDMKNTLKRILTSPEKGDLASTFVESTKDYFTMVPTLCLDVSHSSNGEADTSDSISCKPLLITPSSMNEQKGQSETPKPFLALKKYLQDQVLLDTTKAIASQVIVLYKTELMEKFSSSVGECDSEESLEAILFVDGIMSDLNDFTSSCSASPSELLDSEQCLSHLTFPLGMQDSTTNSESTQSLPVINIKKLSSVSFQTKARKAVSEALRSVNPFTNSLLGESEASKLLDTFVTDVETIVQSMQAHESEILRISKVSTLSAARIIYHRFREMLRRFLTTCQDSVKVIDGVTPIHDETLKQAPSESLDSQVTCNSDSPEIQADLQTCTKEVISQILTVYHSEESMEKCLSSLKGDTEDMSKLLDAVVSQIDVLAASKSYLSVDDYAVNTQDNLHGEINNDEEEASSRSLKSTAFDKLCTDEFQTKASHLAAGILQSGLIGIVNTSLDGRSAESSNDGDDRDVKILQNRGTPPLFTSSLHTNSAASNIVISITKDLNSFTQMTKMSDASVSGQLERSLSASTLPVSVHNGVNVKGKFIWPGTVNLFNNVFIKVKDFFAQQQPVLLDNVVEAPKHAESICRTATSTQMTYSEHEGSQTSMVNYSKALISQTLMTIQRRVSMSERMSTSEKGLLTRSIVGSMLEDVDMVRTDGHEIHRPSSSKSSLSITSAMTRGSQSDFTNSLPGTPVPNEWPVEIYCPIIRSSVIDMSDSSTHSQGSTNYTRQTISAIVDTVMEVIPREDTEHIATADDVTSFTRRLARLSPRDGLQNFSHELTDKVYELIKSHNTPQALFVPAGKSVSDSILLKLKTELNASEESREFPSDLVYSFATESIKRLLQQIVFWLPPPSQGSDFCQTIISDGSLQETSQLIPSSSAISISSSQVYCDTESLFTNIMVNQVMYTCSVASNSSEELSELMNIINGLSPTDAGTLDSDRPALMTTSRQSSAKSLPRPSLSGNSTHNGGTVDYQVLGEVESKMDNKDLEMSSVSVHPSTPSAMDSDTHASFDSTSNDYTSLVLLLIVRLLSMITPITLLESSDIGETSRVLTKRILSEFCGTSGLEPTQAYPQNLKIKKIFKAVYKGLLQEFGSEKMLQVAMKSTDYAFDDALVKSLTRELLTKCNEASSSPPSNTQLSSNNDLGSDEVGNYGLPTTGRKEKKRGRFSALCGLHPKCTKKVNKKNHCTPTPSQNQTPAGSETAYACPHHNPTANTTPYTWSVVVRPVGHTAKYSKTTLKAAYAIVNDQESCRTESVCSTKKKPRKCSLISRMFSAIGKALSSPFTSCYKKKST, from the exons ATGTGCCTGGAGATTGTGCGGTTTGTATCTGAGGCCATCCTGGAGGTCATCATCCCTGCAATTTTCCGTTTTGTACGGATATACAGCCATGTGTCTCCAGTATCCGGCAAGTCTCTGACAGAATCAGAGAGATCCTCTAGCACAAACCTGAAG GTCTCAGACAGTGTTGCCAAATACTCAGGAGATGGTGAGTCGATATCATCTGAGCCACTCAGTGACTTTTTTGGGATCACTGAGGACAGTCTCCTCACTGGTGTCCAGGATTCCTTCAAAGAGTCGCTGAACAATGTCCTCTGTATCcaaagagagggccaggtagaCACTCAAAGTCTATCCCGGGTTATTGTTGGAGAAGTGTCAAAGAAGGTCAATTCCATAATCTCTGTGGCCATCCAAACTCCCGTCTCTGGGCGAATGTCCCCTGTCATTTTTGCCAGTGGTGGTGTCTCCAACACCAAGGTGGTTGAGGAGATGGTGTCTGGCGTTTCCAACCTACTTCAGATGTACATTAATGGGAAGAGTGTTGAGCAGAGTGTTGTTCTCAGAGAGGATGGAGTTGAGGTGGATATGACACATTTAACAGGACAGGTCATGACAGCCCTCAGTGGCACTGTTTTGAACTTCAGCAATAAGGAGGAAAATGATCCCGACAAGAGGGAACTGCTTTGTGTTGTCGCTGACCATATGAAGATGCTTGAAGCTTGTAAAAGTCCTGAGGAGATGCTAAAACAAGGAGAGAGCAACCTCAATATCAAAGGTGCCAAATCTAGTCTTCGTCTGTCAACACAAAGTATGGACAGACTACTCACTGAGGAGTTTCAGACCAAGGCCACTGAATCGATCCGGGAGATTGTTAAAAGATTCAGGGGTTGTACATCATGTTGTTCTGGCACTACATCATCTAGTCAAACTCCTAGGATTGGTGAGATCAGAGACCTTATGATTGAGCCTGAGGCCTCTGAGTTGGTAAGTACCTTTGTTTCAGACATGGACAATCTTACCCAGTTTATCAGGGCATCCTGCTCTCCTGCACAGAGTGAGCAGATCCTTCTTGAAAACCATCAGAGTAAGATCTGGTCTTACACTGTTGGCTGTTACTACGACATGAAAAATACGCTGAAGAGGATTCTTACCTCTCCAGAAAAAGGGGATCTCGCAAGTACATTTGTGGAGAGCACAAAAGATTATTTCACAATGGTTCCAACTTTGTGCCTGGACGTCAGTCATTCCAGTAATGGTGAGGCTGACACATCCGACTCCATTTCTTGTAAACCACTTTTAATAACCCCCTCATCTATGAATGAACAAAAAGGACAAAGTGAGACCCCAAAACCTTTCTTGGCTCTCAAAAAGTATTTGCAAGACCAAGTCCTCCTTGACACCACAAAAGCGATTGCCAGCCAGGTTATAGTCTTGTATAAGACTGAGTTGATGGAGAAGTTCTCATCTTCTGTTGGAGAGTGTGATTCTGAAGAGTCTCTGGAGGCCATTCTATTTGTGGATGGCATCATGTCTGACTTGAATGATTTCACCAGTTCTTGTTCCGCCTCACCATCTGAGTTGTTAGACAGTGAACAATGTCTCTCCCATCTCACTTTTCCACTTGGTATGCAGGACAGCACCACCAACAGTGAATCTACCCAGAGTCTTCCAGTTATAAATATAAAGAAACTCTCCAGTGTGTCTTTCCAGACAAAGGCTAGAAAGGCAGTGAGTGAAGCTCTGAGATCTGTCAACCCTTTTACAAACAGCTTACTGGGAGAATCTGAAGCATCTAAATTACTGGACACTTTTGTAACAGATGTGGAGACTATTGTTCAGTCCATGCAGGCACATGAATCTGAAATTCTCAGAATTTCAAAAGTGAGCACCCTTTCTGCTGCTCGTATTATATATCATAGATTTCGAGAAATGCTGAGGCGGTTTCTCACTACCTGCCAAGACTCTGTAAAGGTCATCGATGGTGTTACACCAATACATGATGAGACTCTCAAACAGGCTCCTAGTGAAAGTTTAGATTCTCAGGTGACTTGTAATAGTGATTCTCCTGAAATCCAAGCGGACCTTCAAACCTGTACCAAGGAGGTCATTAGTCAGATCCTCACTGTGTATCACTCTGAGGAATCCATGGAGAAATGCCTCTCTAGCCTAAAAGGAGATACAGAAGACATGTCCAAGCTTTTGGATGCCGTTGTTTCTCAGATTGACGTCCTTGCCGCCTCCAAATCATATTTATCTGTTGATGACTATGCTGTCAATACACAGGACAATTTGCATGGTGAGATCAACAATGATGAAGAGGAAGCATCCTCTAGAAGTCTTAAATCCACAGCCTTTGACAAACTATGTACTGATGAGTTTCAAACTAAAGCCTCACATTTGGCTGCTGGGATCCTCCAATCAGGGTTGATTGGCATTGTAAATACCAGCCTTGATGGTAGAAGTGCAGAGTCCagtaatgatggtgatgatagagaTGTCAAAATCCTTCAGAACCGTGGAACTCCACCTTTGTTCACCTCTTCTCTACACACCAATTCTGCAGCATCCAACATCGTCATAAGCATCACTAAAGACCTTAATAGCTTCACCCAGATGACTAAAATGTCTGATGCTTCAGTGTCTGGCCAGTTAGAGAGATCCCTGTCAGCTTCAACCCTTCCTGTCAGTGTTCACAACGGGGTCAATGTGAAAGGAAAGTTCATTTGGCCAGGCACTGTTAACCTGTTCAACAATGTGTTCATCAAGGTCAAGGATTTTTTTGCCCAGCAACAACCGGTACTCCTAGACAATGTGGTTGAGGCCCCCAAACATGCCGAATCCATATGCAGAACAGCTACTTCTACACAAATGACTTACAGTGAACATGAAGGCAGCCAGACCAGCATGGTAAATTATTCCAAAGCCTTAATTagtcagactttgatgacaatcCAGAGGAGAGTGTCTATGTCAGAGAGGATGAGCACCTCAGAGAAAGGCCTCTTGACTCGTTCCATCGTGGGCTCCATGTTGGAGGATGTTGACATGGTGAGAACTGATGGACACGAGATACACCGGCCATCCTCCTCAAAGTCCTCCCTTTCCATCACCTCTGCCATGACCAGAGGGTCCCAGAGTGATTTTACAAATTCTCTTCCAGGCACTCCAGTCCCCAATGAGTGGCCTGTTGAAATCTATTGTCCTATCATTAGGAGTTCGGTCATTGATATGAGTGACTCCTCAACTCATTCACAAGGGTCAACAAATTACACAAGGCAAACCATCTCTGCCATAGTTGACACTGTTATGGAGGTCATTCCAAGAGAAGATACGGAACACATAGCCACTGCAGATGATGTCACTTCTTTTACAAGAAGACTTGCGAGACTCAGCCCCAGGGACGGTCTTCAGAACTTCTCACATGAGCTCACTGACAAAGTTTATGAGCTCATAAAAAGTCACAACACCCCCCAGGCTCTTTTTGTGCCAGCTGGCAAGAGCGTGTCTGACTCTATTCTTTTGAAGCTGAAGACAGAATTGAATGCTTCTGAAGAATCCAGGGAGTTTCCATCTGACCTTGTGTATTCCTTTGCTACGGAGTCAATAAAACGTCTGCTACAGCAGATTGTCTTCTGGCTTCCTCCACCATCACAAGGATCAGATTTCTGCCAAACTATCATCTCTGATGGTTCTCTGCAGGAAACAAGTCAGCTTATCCCGAGCTCTTCTGCCATCTCCATTAGTTCCTCACAGGTTTACTGTGACACAGAGAGCCTTTTCACCAATATAATGGTCAATCAGGTCATGTATACCTGTTCTGTGGCCTCCAATTCATCAGAAGAATTATCAGAGTTGATGAACATAATCAATGGGTTGTCCCCAACTGATGCTGGAACACTTGACTCTGACAGACCGGCTCTCATGACCACTAGCCGTCAGTCTAGTGCCAAATCATTGCCTAGACCCTCTCTGTCTGGCAACAGCACACACAACGGTGGAACTGTGGATTATCAAGTTTTAGGAGAGGTGGAATCCAAGATGGACAACAAAGATCTGGAGATGTCTAGTGTCTCTGTGCATCCATCAACTCCATCAGCCATGGACTCTGATACACATGCATCATTTGACTCCACTAGCAATGACTACACCTCTTTGGTACTTTTACTGATTGTTAGACTGCTGTCAATGATCACCCCTATCACATTACTGGAATCCTCTGACATTGGTGAAACATCAAGAGTTCTCACAAAGAGGATTCTGTCTGAGTTCTGTGGCACCTCAGGCCTTGAACCAACTCAAGCCTACCCCCAGAATCTGAAAATCAAAAAGATTTTCAAGGCTGTCTACAAGGGGCTTCTTCAAGAATTCGGGTCAGAGAAGATGCTCCAGGTTGCAATGAAGTCAACGGATTATGCATTTGACGATGCCCTGGTCAAATCATTAACTAGGGAACTACTAACTAAATGCAATGAGGCTAGCTCTTCACCTCCCTCCAATACCCAGTTGTCATCAAACAATGACCTTGGCAGTGACGAGGTAGGTAATTATGGGCTTCCAACAACTGGTAGAAAGgaaaagaagagaggaagattcaGCGCTCTCTGTGGACTCCACCCAAAG TGTACAAAGAAGGTCAACAAGAAGAACCACTGCACTCCAACACCTTCCCAGAACCAGACCCCTGCCGGTAGTGAAACAG cttatgcctgcccacaccATAACCCTACAGCCAACACGACGCCAtatacgtggtctgtggttgtgaggccggttggacataccgCCAAATATTCTAAAACGACAttgaaggcggcttatg CAATTGTCAATGATCAAGAATCCTGCCGAACAGAGAGTGTGTGCTCCACCAAGAAGAAACCAAGGAAGTGTTCGCTCATTTCCAGGATGTTTTCAGCTATAGGCAAAGCCTTGTCCAGTCCCTTTACTTCCTGCTATAAAAAGAAGAGCACCTAA